In one Brevibacillus choshinensis genomic region, the following are encoded:
- a CDS encoding MFS transporter — MLSKNMRWVYISLPIFFFWFFGQIDKLGISVIQTDPGFLQDMGLTGPDKNAKIGFLTFIFTVAYALSNLFWGVIIDKLGARKTAMLGIAVWTVTMVLAGLSTSYEMFVVSRIILGIGEGIMIPVSGKFIANWFNRNELGKAQASWISGNYLGPALGALVLSILIANLTWHSSFFILAACNLILNIPMFYFMTRDKPEEHPKLSKEELAFIRSSDGPAEEKQSFAQDFRYWIVWIGMLVASFLFFGLSIWLPTYLTQGKGFAREAMAGITSLSWLFALIFVLVCGYLADKTKRPGLLAAILFGLCALFLGIAVSATNPIVAGISIGLAMGTQGGVFHLSNLFIVKFSTPETAGRAAGLMGFTNILGGFASYIMGWMRDISGGDFGPSILMLIVISLVGLIAYLFTLKREAAEAIRIKQAEFARAVS, encoded by the coding sequence ATGCTTAGCAAAAACATGCGATGGGTTTATATTTCGTTGCCAATCTTCTTCTTTTGGTTCTTTGGCCAGATCGATAAGCTAGGGATATCTGTGATTCAAACGGATCCAGGCTTTTTGCAGGACATGGGACTTACCGGTCCGGATAAAAACGCGAAAATCGGTTTCCTGACCTTTATCTTCACAGTAGCGTATGCGTTGTCCAATTTGTTCTGGGGCGTCATTATCGACAAGCTGGGCGCACGAAAGACAGCGATGCTGGGGATTGCGGTATGGACGGTCACGATGGTGCTGGCCGGACTTTCCACCTCTTATGAAATGTTCGTCGTTTCCCGTATCATTTTGGGTATTGGGGAAGGGATTATGATTCCGGTTTCTGGTAAGTTTATTGCCAACTGGTTCAATCGAAATGAATTGGGTAAGGCACAGGCGTCCTGGATTTCAGGTAACTACCTTGGCCCAGCACTCGGGGCACTCGTGTTGTCTATTCTGATTGCCAATCTGACTTGGCATTCCTCGTTCTTCATTTTGGCGGCTTGTAACTTGATTCTCAACATCCCGATGTTCTACTTCATGACGCGAGATAAGCCAGAAGAGCATCCAAAGCTAAGCAAGGAAGAATTGGCTTTCATCCGTAGCTCTGATGGACCTGCAGAAGAAAAACAAAGCTTTGCTCAAGATTTCCGGTACTGGATTGTTTGGATCGGGATGCTGGTTGCGTCCTTCCTGTTCTTTGGATTGAGCATTTGGCTGCCTACCTATCTGACGCAAGGGAAAGGCTTTGCACGAGAAGCGATGGCAGGGATTACCTCACTCTCCTGGTTGTTTGCCCTCATCTTTGTATTGGTGTGCGGCTACTTGGCAGATAAAACGAAGCGTCCAGGTCTGCTAGCGGCGATCCTGTTTGGACTCTGTGCCCTTTTCCTGGGGATCGCAGTCAGTGCGACGAATCCGATCGTAGCTGGTATATCCATCGGACTTGCTATGGGAACACAGGGTGGAGTCTTCCATCTGAGTAACCTGTTTATCGTTAAATTCTCAACACCTGAAACAGCCGGGCGCGCAGCTGGCTTGATGGGCTTTACGAATATTCTCGGTGGTTTTGCGAGCTATATCATGGGTTGGATGCGAGATATTTCTGGAGGGGACTTCGGTCCATCTATTCTGATGCTGATAGTCATTTCCCTCGTTGGATTGATTGCCTACCTCTTTACCTTGAAGCGCGAAGCAGCAGAGGCTATCAGGATCAAGCAGGCTGAGTTTGCAAGAGCGGTTTCCTAG
- a CDS encoding aromatic ring-hydroxylating dioxygenase subunit alpha, whose protein sequence is MGKPEVRLDEMTREEALRYLNETMVPEEGVIPAYILSDPTIYKLEHEKIFMKTWVLLGHESEIPNKNDYMLRDLAGYSVIISRGQDEEIRAFYNMCTHRGMKLCRADHGNKANFTCPYHGFNFKNTGELIGVPLQNDIYGGKLDTSKMSLNKVTLGTYRGLIFGTWNDNPQPLDDFLSDFKWYLDIGLGRTEMEVVGPPQKFIVHSNWKIGSDNFVSDSYHTMVTHGSIAQLGMVPSATYSKKGYQVHTDNGHGCLIGMPNPDFPFPEELKDEYKAHLTPEQYDLISNMKNLIGTLFPNLSILVSHTKVKGQLVSNTTMRLWKPVGPDKMEVMTWFMVEKNASEDWKYRSREAYILTFSPSGIFEQDDTEVFTDITAAASGVMPFAKQLTYNYTMGMHREPVTDFPGPGVAYGDKFSEANSRNYYRYWLNLMNS, encoded by the coding sequence ATGGGTAAGCCTGAAGTGCGCTTGGACGAAATGACAAGGGAAGAGGCCCTTCGCTATTTGAACGAAACAATGGTACCGGAGGAAGGCGTCATTCCCGCCTACATTTTGAGCGATCCAACGATTTACAAGCTGGAACATGAAAAAATCTTCATGAAAACGTGGGTACTGCTCGGCCACGAGTCAGAAATTCCGAACAAAAACGACTACATGCTCCGCGATCTGGCCGGTTATTCCGTGATTATTTCGCGTGGCCAGGACGAAGAGATTCGTGCATTCTACAACATGTGTACGCACCGCGGCATGAAGCTTTGCCGTGCGGATCATGGAAACAAAGCGAACTTCACTTGTCCCTACCACGGCTTCAACTTTAAAAATACGGGCGAATTGATCGGTGTTCCACTCCAAAATGATATCTATGGCGGCAAACTGGATACGTCCAAAATGAGCCTGAACAAAGTGACGCTCGGTACGTACCGTGGTCTGATCTTTGGTACGTGGAACGACAATCCGCAACCACTTGACGACTTCCTCAGCGATTTCAAATGGTATTTGGACATTGGTTTGGGCCGCACGGAGATGGAAGTCGTTGGACCGCCGCAAAAATTCATCGTGCATTCCAACTGGAAAATCGGTTCCGACAACTTTGTGAGCGACTCCTATCACACGATGGTGACGCACGGTTCGATCGCACAGCTCGGAATGGTCCCTAGTGCGACTTACTCCAAAAAAGGCTACCAAGTCCACACAGATAATGGACACGGTTGTCTGATCGGGATGCCAAATCCGGATTTCCCATTCCCTGAAGAGCTGAAAGACGAATACAAGGCACATCTGACACCTGAGCAATACGATCTGATTTCCAATATGAAAAACCTGATCGGTACGCTGTTCCCGAACCTGTCCATCCTGGTATCGCACACCAAGGTAAAAGGACAGCTCGTTTCCAACACGACCATGCGTCTGTGGAAGCCAGTAGGACCAGACAAAATGGAAGTCATGACCTGGTTCATGGTGGAGAAAAACGCATCGGAGGATTGGAAATACCGTTCCCGCGAAGCGTACATCCTGACGTTTAGCCCATCCGGTATTTTTGAGCAAGACGATACCGAAGTATTTACCGATATCACGGCAGCGGCAAGCGGGGTTATGCCTTTTGCCAAGCAGCTGACCTACAACTACACCATGGGTATGCACCGTGAGCCTGTCACCGATTTCCCTGGACCTGGTGTTGCCTACGGAGATAAATTCTCGGAAGCGAACTCCCGGAACTACTACCGTTACTGGCTTAATCTGATGAACTCGTAA